A window of Oncorhynchus tshawytscha isolate Ot180627B linkage group LG10, Otsh_v2.0, whole genome shotgun sequence contains these coding sequences:
- the LOC112260750 gene encoding heterogeneous nuclear ribonucleoprotein C isoform X3 produces MASNVTNKTDPRSLNSRVFIGNLNTLLVTKTDVEAIFSKYGKIVGCSVHKGFAFVQFVNERCARAAVGGEDGRMIVGQVLDINLAGEPKPHRSKTTKRSAGDMYRSDSISPTFDLDYDFQRDYYDRVYSYPSRVPPPPPPLSRAVIPSKRPRVSMTGGGSRRTKASFSSKSSQRASRTMKTDDLQTIKKELTLIKHKVDYLLESLGRMEKDHGKKSEGKGAKPEPGAVSSLQHSSNKKEESIKRERENQELNDSEGDLLEEEVKSQDRDDDDDEEEEGEHVDGDDGDSVNGDEDS; encoded by the exons ATGGCCAGCAACGTGACCAACAAGACAGACCCTCGCTCGCTCAACTCCCGGGTCTTCATCGGAAACCTCAACACGCTACTGGTCACCAAGACTGACGTGGAGGCCATCTTCAGCAAGTATGGCAAGATCGTGGGCTGTTCTGTGCACAAGGGCTTTGCCTTCGTCCAGTTCGTCAACGAGAGATGCGCCCGGGCTGCCGTAGGGGGTGAGGACGGACGCATGATCGTGGGACAGGTGCTGG aCATTAACTTGGCCGGAGAACCCAAACCCCACAGGTCAAAGACCACAAAGCGCTCTGCGGGAGACATGTACAGGTCCGATTCAAT CAGTCCCACATTTGATCTGGACTACGACTTCCAGAGAGATTACTATGACCG AGTGTACTCGTACCCGTCCCGcgtgccccctcctcctccacccctgtcCCGAGCAGTGATCCCATCCAAGCGCCCGCGGGTCAGCATGACTGGAGGGGGTAGCCGCCGCACCAAGGCCAGTTTCTCCTCCAAGAGCAGCCAGAGGGCATCAAGAACAA TGAAAACAGATGACCTGCAGACCATCAAGAAGGAGCTGACGCTGATTAAACACAAAGTAGACTATCTGCTGGAGAGCCTAGGCCGCATGGAGAAGGACCACGGCAAGAAGTCAG AAGGGAAAGGTGCCAAGCCTGAACCTGGAGCGGTGTCCtcactgcagcactccagcaaCAAGAAGGAGGAGAGCAtcaagagggagagggagaaccagGAGCTCAACGACTCTGAGGGGGACCTGCTAgaagaggag GTAAAGAGTCAAGACAGGGATGATGATGAcgacgaagaggaggaaggagaacaTGTGGATGGAGACGATGGTGACAGTGTCAACGGAGATGAGGATTCATAG
- the LOC112260750 gene encoding heterogeneous nuclear ribonucleoprotein C isoform X2 — translation MDRSPTTSALMASNVTNKTDPRSLNSRVFIGNLNTLLVTKTDVEAIFSKYGKIVGCSVHKGFAFVQFVNERCARAAVGGEDGRMIVGQVLDINLAGEPKPHRSKTTKRSAGDMYSSPTFDLDYDFQRDYYDRVYSYPSRVPPPPPPLSRAVIPSKRPRVSMTGGGSRRTKASFSSKSSQRASRTMKTDDLQTIKKELTLIKHKVDYLLESLGRMEKDHGKKSEGKGAKPEPGAVSSLQHSSNKKEESIKRERENQELNDSEGDLLEEEVKSQDRDDDDDEEEEGEHVDGDDGDSVNGDEDS, via the exons ATGGA TCGGTCCCCCACCACCAGTGCCCTGATGGCCAGCAACGTGACCAACAAGACAGACCCTCGCTCGCTCAACTCCCGGGTCTTCATCGGAAACCTCAACACGCTACTGGTCACCAAGACTGACGTGGAGGCCATCTTCAGCAAGTATGGCAAGATCGTGGGCTGTTCTGTGCACAAGGGCTTTGCCTTCGTCCAGTTCGTCAACGAGAGATGCGCCCGGGCTGCCGTAGGGGGTGAGGACGGACGCATGATCGTGGGACAGGTGCTGG aCATTAACTTGGCCGGAGAACCCAAACCCCACAGGTCAAAGACCACAAAGCGCTCTGCGGGAGACATGTACAG CAGTCCCACATTTGATCTGGACTACGACTTCCAGAGAGATTACTATGACCG AGTGTACTCGTACCCGTCCCGcgtgccccctcctcctccacccctgtcCCGAGCAGTGATCCCATCCAAGCGCCCGCGGGTCAGCATGACTGGAGGGGGTAGCCGCCGCACCAAGGCCAGTTTCTCCTCCAAGAGCAGCCAGAGGGCATCAAGAACAA TGAAAACAGATGACCTGCAGACCATCAAGAAGGAGCTGACGCTGATTAAACACAAAGTAGACTATCTGCTGGAGAGCCTAGGCCGCATGGAGAAGGACCACGGCAAGAAGTCAG AAGGGAAAGGTGCCAAGCCTGAACCTGGAGCGGTGTCCtcactgcagcactccagcaaCAAGAAGGAGGAGAGCAtcaagagggagagggagaaccagGAGCTCAACGACTCTGAGGGGGACCTGCTAgaagaggag GTAAAGAGTCAAGACAGGGATGATGATGAcgacgaagaggaggaaggagaacaTGTGGATGGAGACGATGGTGACAGTGTCAACGGAGATGAGGATTCATAG
- the LOC112260750 gene encoding heterogeneous nuclear ribonucleoprotein C isoform X1 yields MDRSPTTSALMASNVTNKTDPRSLNSRVFIGNLNTLLVTKTDVEAIFSKYGKIVGCSVHKGFAFVQFVNERCARAAVGGEDGRMIVGQVLDINLAGEPKPHRSKTTKRSAGDMYRSDSISPTFDLDYDFQRDYYDRVYSYPSRVPPPPPPLSRAVIPSKRPRVSMTGGGSRRTKASFSSKSSQRASRTMKTDDLQTIKKELTLIKHKVDYLLESLGRMEKDHGKKSEGKGAKPEPGAVSSLQHSSNKKEESIKRERENQELNDSEGDLLEEEVKSQDRDDDDDEEEEGEHVDGDDGDSVNGDEDS; encoded by the exons ATGGA TCGGTCCCCCACCACCAGTGCCCTGATGGCCAGCAACGTGACCAACAAGACAGACCCTCGCTCGCTCAACTCCCGGGTCTTCATCGGAAACCTCAACACGCTACTGGTCACCAAGACTGACGTGGAGGCCATCTTCAGCAAGTATGGCAAGATCGTGGGCTGTTCTGTGCACAAGGGCTTTGCCTTCGTCCAGTTCGTCAACGAGAGATGCGCCCGGGCTGCCGTAGGGGGTGAGGACGGACGCATGATCGTGGGACAGGTGCTGG aCATTAACTTGGCCGGAGAACCCAAACCCCACAGGTCAAAGACCACAAAGCGCTCTGCGGGAGACATGTACAGGTCCGATTCAAT CAGTCCCACATTTGATCTGGACTACGACTTCCAGAGAGATTACTATGACCG AGTGTACTCGTACCCGTCCCGcgtgccccctcctcctccacccctgtcCCGAGCAGTGATCCCATCCAAGCGCCCGCGGGTCAGCATGACTGGAGGGGGTAGCCGCCGCACCAAGGCCAGTTTCTCCTCCAAGAGCAGCCAGAGGGCATCAAGAACAA TGAAAACAGATGACCTGCAGACCATCAAGAAGGAGCTGACGCTGATTAAACACAAAGTAGACTATCTGCTGGAGAGCCTAGGCCGCATGGAGAAGGACCACGGCAAGAAGTCAG AAGGGAAAGGTGCCAAGCCTGAACCTGGAGCGGTGTCCtcactgcagcactccagcaaCAAGAAGGAGGAGAGCAtcaagagggagagggagaaccagGAGCTCAACGACTCTGAGGGGGACCTGCTAgaagaggag GTAAAGAGTCAAGACAGGGATGATGATGAcgacgaagaggaggaaggagaacaTGTGGATGGAGACGATGGTGACAGTGTCAACGGAGATGAGGATTCATAG